One stretch of Miscanthus floridulus cultivar M001 chromosome 18, ASM1932011v1, whole genome shotgun sequence DNA includes these proteins:
- the LOC136520639 gene encoding uncharacterized protein → MDRQPQDYAAAAMAYAQGQQPPPPQYGGYHPQAPPPQYPPHPYGAPLPQYPPGPYARPMPPAYSHLPPHQQPPPPYAAHPPPPHVLSTPSPPPHHPYMHPPPFESAPPPPAAPPADPELQKRIDKLVEYIAKNGPDFEAMIRDKQHDNPDYAFVFGGEGHAYYRYMLWLLPRSPVPAPYPPGSMHMMPPMGPMMRGAPIHQPGYPPFYDQHQQFAAAHGHGDYEAAAQPFKGLSGPLPADVAAELQDVLNNLNGTKESIKGAKSWFMQRLPFAPALAEALKERVFVLEDSERQLHIIFLVNDILFESLQRRTNIRDLDNEAIAFKSVLGSMLARVYNNSQSKDDNQTRVEKILQFWGSKEVYDQETIANFEREMKGGLPYPLVPRHVSPDPSTFSGSAPLRSKWSSEPPEKDKAIHPVAGATQSVPSAQFPANQLPAGVYPPVGQTTFAGSLPVQPSLIPSVAPQSTAATNDSNPPPYPLFPPGLIPGMVRKMQIGSGVPYSPLSLLDIPTTIPPSTVPESEILERVSKFFSDIGEVNPSEGPMRQSEPDDYDDYERELPARKGGACIPPPPNLLVTNPETGMRADGSVDSKPGSSGRLGLGASADPNEVGQYDDVYSSYRKQRSTTYHSSITARSSTSK, encoded by the exons ATGGACCGGCAACCCCAGGACTACGCGGCCGCGGCCATGGCGTACGCGCAGGGgcagcagccaccgccgccgcagtaCGGAGGGTACCACCCGCAGGCGCCGCCGCCTCAGTACCCGCCCCACCCTTACGGCGCGCCGCTCCCGCAGTACCCGCCCGGGCCCTACGCGCGCCCCATGCCGCCGGCCTACTCGCACCTGCCGCCGCACCAGCAGCCGCCTCCCCCGTACGCGGCGCACCCGCCACCGCCGCACGTCTTGTCCACGCCCTCCCCGCCGCCGCACCACCCTTACATGCACCCGCCGCCGTTCGaatccgccccgccgccgccggctgcgCCCCCCGCCGATCCGGAGCTCCAGAAGCGCATCGACAAGCTCGTCGAGTACATCGCCAAGAACGGGCCGGATTTCGAGGCCATGATCCGCGACAAGCAGCACGACAACCCGGACTACGCCTTCGTCTTCGGCGGGGAAGGTCACGCCTACTACAGGTACATGCTCTGGCTCTTGCCGCGCTCGCCGGTGCCGGCGCCCTACCCGCCGGGCTCGATGCATATGATGCCGCCTATGGGCCCTATGATGAGGGGGGCGCCGATCCACCAGCCGGGGTACCCTCCATTCTATGACCAGCACCagcagtttgctgctgctcacgGCCATGGGGACTATGAAGCTGCAGCACAACCGTTCAAGGGACTGTCTGGGCCGCTCCCAGCAGATGTTGCTGCTGAGCTGCAAGACGTGCTTAACAATCTTAACGGCACTAAGGAATCAATAAAGGGAGCAAAGTCATGGTTTATGCAAAGATTGCCATTTGCACCGGCTCTGGCTGAAGCTCTTAAGGAGAGAGTATTTGTGTTGGAGGATTCGGAGCGGCAGCTGCACATAATTTTCCTGGTGAATGATATTCTTTTTGAAAG CTTACAAAGACGAACTAATATTCGGGACCTTGACAATGAGGCTATTGCTTTTAAGTCTGTACTGGGTTCCATGCTTGCAAGGGTTTACAATAATTCACAGAGTAAAGATGACAACCAGACTCGCGTTGAGAAAATCCTGCAGTTTTGGGGTTCAAAGGAAGTTTACGACCAGGAAACAATCGCTAATTTTGAAAGAGAGATGAAAGGTGGCTTGCCTTATCCTTTGGTGCCACGACATGTTTCACCAGATCCATCGACCTTTTCAG GATCAGCGCCACTGCGCTCAAAATGGTCCTCGGAACCTCCAGAGAAGGATAAAGCAATCCATCCTGTTGCTGGTGCAACCCAATCTGTTCCCTCTGCACAATTTCCAGCAAACCAACTTCCAGCTGGTGTTTATCCTCCTGTAGGCCAAACTACTTTTGCAGGATCTTTGCCAGTGCAACCATCGTTAATTCCCTCTGTGGCTCCTCAAAGCACTGCTGCTACAAATGATTCGAATCCACCTCCTTATCCACTCTTCCCCCCTGGCCTCATTCCTGGAATGGTTCGGAAGATGCAAATAGGTAGTGGAGTGCCATACTCTCCCTTAAGCCTGCTTGACATCCCCACTACCATCCCTCCATCAACCGTCCCAGAGTCTGAGATCCTTGAGCGTGTGTCGAAGTTCTTCAGTGATATTGGGGAGGTAAACCCATCAGAAGGTCCAATGAGACAAAGCGAGCCCGATGACTATGATGACTATGAGAGGGAACTCCCTGCCCGAAAGGGAGGCGCTTGCATCCCTCCCCCACCGAATCTGCTTGTAACAAACCCTGAGACAGGGATGCGTGCTGATGGTAGCGTTGACAGTAAACCAGGGTCCAGCGGTCGGTTGGGTCTCGGAGCTTCTGCCGATCCGAATGAGGTGGGACAGTATGATGATGTATATTCTTCTTATCGTAAGCAAAGGAGCACAACGTATCACTCTTCCATCACTGCTCGGTCATCGACGTCAAAGTGA
- the LOC136524482 gene encoding uncharacterized protein — MDPFEYLPVRFHFNGEFIRTGRQVQYIGARMEVSFIDRDKVSLPEIIGHLKDHCNVSERALLHWLLPGKELNNGLRLLLDDKGCLEVAGTIGDGEVAEIYVEEPIASEESECDEGSEYEEEEGTSDEDDSLNEQEVQEELDDEGPEIEEDTQPVHAANEFLGAAIVPSGNRAGIQQPIQLDEGWKNSRKDKGKQVVVHDPKSGDSSDSDYLPGDECSSEDDDEVVEILTKFRVFKRRLKAGQVANLDEVILDSPKEVPNLYEIEDEGNLTPYDGSSDDEDLVEEMSDGDIQKCTSKCPRFNKKEPIPKFEIGMKFSGKKQFKKACIKHGLVERKLIKFYKNEASRMIAVCDWTTCKWRCMASVNSRSSSWQIASYNAEHTCPPRRDNRLVTAGRIAAKYEKMIIANPAWGLDSMKTTVQEDMFADVSFSKLKRAKSMVMQKALDATKGQYLLLYNYQLELLRSNPGSTVIVRRQGDTDIFQRMYICLDALKKGFKAGCRKVVGLDGCFFKGATNGELLCAIGRDANSQMYPIAWAVVEKENNDSWDWFCDLLFRDIEVYGGTGWVFISDQQKGILNVVQKWAPDAEHRNCARHIYANWRKKFKKKEWQTKFWACAKAPCVTLFNLAKARLAKDTQAGAQAIMNTDPHHWSCAWFKLGSFCDSVDNNMCESFNKWIVEARYFPIITMLETIRRKVMVRIQHNRTKSDGWNTVICPNILKKLNAYINLSGVCHAICNGQDQFEVVHWINRFTVDLNKKECSCRYWQLSGMPCPHAISCIFFKTNDLSPFIASCYSVEQFKNTYDHCLLPVEGMNAWPVSEKTPLKAPGYVKMPGRPKKERKREAHEKPKSEKASKVGTIIRCTKCMQIGHNRSTCDKRNGQSHNASQVSREQGGTSSSAPHHSTAASMKRKANTTPCTQNKRTRTTKAGGSNTLAKTSASAKVDTTPSGSATMHLHSNVPFTKAGSSVSITINSGKAEVRLNAQGPSPPKKLLVRRPAKGPMFFLPAPGDAI, encoded by the exons ATGGATCCATTTGAGTATCTTCCAGTCCGGTTCCATTTTAATGGAGAATTCATAAGAACAGGAAGACAAGTGCAGTACATCGGTGCTCGGATGGAGGTTTCCTTCATAGatagggataaagtgtccctgcCTGAGATTATTGGCCACCTAAAGGACCACTGCAATGTAAGTGAAAGGGCTCTTTTGCATTGGCTTCTTCCTGGGAAAGAGCTCAACAATGGTCTGAGGCTGCTTCTAGATGACAAAGGCTGCTTAGAGGTAGCAGGTACCATTGGGGATGGAGAGGTAGCTGAAATCTATGTTGAAGAACCTATTGCTTCGGAAGAAAGTGAATGTGACGAAGGCAGTGAAtatgaagaggaggaaggaacaagtgatgaagatgactcACTGAATGAGCAGGAAGTGCAAGAGGAATTGGATGATGAAGGACCTGAGATAGAAGAGGATACTCAGCCTGTGCATGCAGCCAATGAATTTTTAGGTGCAGCCATTGTTCCAAGTGGTAATAGAGCTGGGATCCAACAACCAATACAACTTGATGAGGGATGGAAAAATTCAAGGAAAGACAAAGGCAAGCAAGTAGTTGTCCATGATCCAAAGTCTGGGGATAGCAGTGACAGTGACTACTTACCTGGTGATGAGTGTTCttctgaggatgatgatgaagttgTAGAAATTCTGACCAAGTTCAGGGTGTTTAAAAGGAGGTTAAAGGCTGGACAGGTAGCCAACTTAGATGAAGTCATATTGGACAGTCCCAAAGAGGTGCCAAATTTGTATGAGATAGAGGATGAAGGAAATTTGACCCCATATGATGGCAGCAGTGATGATGAGGATTTAGTAGAAGAGATGAGTGATGGGGATATTCAGAAGTGTACTAGTAAGTGTCCAAGATTTAATAAGAAGGAACCAATTCCTAAGTTTGAGATTGGAATGAAGTTTAGTGGAAAGAAACAATTCAAGAAGGCATGTATCAAACATGGTCTAGTTGAGAggaagcttatcaaattctacaAGAATGAGGCATCAAGAATGATTGCAGTATGTGACTGGACCACATGTAAATGGAGGTGCATGGCTTCTGTCAATTCTAGGAGTAGTAGTTGGCAGATTGCTAGCTACAATGCTGAGCATACATGTCCACCCAGAAGGGACAATAGGTTGGTCACTGCTGGTAGAATTGCTGCCAAGTATGAGAAGATGATCATTGCCAACCCTGCTTGGGGTCTTGACTCAATGAAAACAACTGTGCAAGAGGACATGTTTGCTGATGTGAGTTTTAGCAAGCTTAAGAGGGCTAAGTCCATGGTAATGCAGAAGGCATTAGATGCTACTAAGGGTCAGTATCTACTCTTGTACAATTACCAGCTAGAGTTATTGAGAAGTAATCCTGGAAGCACAGTTATTGTGAGAAGACAAGGTGATACAGACATTTTTCAAAGGATGTACATATGCCTTGATGCTTTGAAGAAAGGGTTTAAGGCAGGATGTAGAAAAGTTGTTGGGCTAGATGGGTGCTTCTTCAAGGGAGCTACAAATGGTGAGCTGCTATGTGCAATTGGCAGAGATGCAAACAGCCAAATGTATCCTATTGCATGGGCTGTGGTGGAGAAAGAGAATAATGATAGTTGGGATTGGTTTTGTGATcttttgtttagagatatagaggtGTATGGTGGCACTGGATGGGTTTTCATATCAGATCAGCAAAAGGGAATTTTGAATGTAGTGCAAAAATGGGCTCCAGATGCTGAGCATAGGAATTGTGCTAGGCATATATATGCCAATTGGAGGAAAAAGTTCAAAAAGAAGGAGTGGCAGACGAAATTTTGGGCTTGTGCAAAGGCCCCTTGTGTCACATTGTTCAACCTAGCCAAGGCAAGACTTGCAAAGGATACACAAGCTGGAGCTCAGGCTATAATGAACACTGATCCACATCACTGGAGCTGTGCCTGGTTCAAGTTAGGTTCTTTTTGTGATTCAGTTGACAACAATATGTGTGAATCTTTTAACAAATGGATTGTAGAGGCTAGATACTTTCCAATTATTACCATGCTTGAGACAATTAGGAGAAAAGTCATGGTTAGGATTCAGCACAACAGGACCAAATCAGATGGGTGGAACACAGTCATATGCCCAAATATCTTGAAAAAATTGAATGCATATATTAATTTATCTGGAGTTTGCCATGCAATATGTAATGGACAAGACCAATTTGAAGTGGTTCACTGGATTAACAGGTTCACTGTGGACCTGAACAAAAAGGAGTGTTCCTGTAGATATTGGCAACTATCTGGAATGCCATGTCCTCATGCCATATCTTGCATTTTCTTCAAGACAAATGATCTATCACCATTCATTGCTAGCTGCTACTCAGTGGAACAGTTCAAAAACACATATGACCATTGTCTATTGCCGGTGGAAGGAATGAATGCATGGCCTGTTTCAGAGAAAACACCACTGAAGGCTCCTGGATATGTAAAGATGCCAGGTAGGCCaaagaaggaaagaaagagagaagCACATGAGAAACCAAAGTCTGAAAAGGCCTCAAAGGTGGGCACAATTATCAGGTGTACGAAATGCATGCAAATTGGTCACAACAGGTCCACATGTGACAAAAGGAATGGCCAGTCCCATAATGCTTCTCAGGTTTCAAGAGAACAAGGTGGAACTTCATCAAGTGCACCTCACCATAGCACTGCTGCATCCATGAAGAGGAAAGCAAATACAACTCCATGTACACAGAACAAAAGGACAAGGACAACCAAG GCTGGAGGTTCAAATACATTGGCCAAGACATCTGCAAGTGCCAAAGTTGATACAACTCCTTCTGGTTCAGCAACTATGCACCTGCACTCCAATGTGCCATTTACCAAAGCTGGCTCAAGTGTGTCTATCACTATAAACTCAGGGAAAGCTGAAGTTCGTTTGAATGCTCAAGGACCATCCCCTCCAAAGAAGCTCCTAGTTAGAAGACCAGCCAAAGGCCCTATGTTCTTTCTGCCAGCACCTGGTGATGCCATCTGA